From a single Fusobacterium pseudoperiodonticum genomic region:
- a CDS encoding DUF3601 domain-containing protein, giving the protein MYSYLYDNKFLLWITIIFMFIGMITVTIILYLFFLSIVKRKKEKGKLSEKHSPYDFESSQQNVINKSFNFQKYLYSGDYVKVIKTFKDYDGFTHPIGEKWYFACQYFWESEYGDVLYISTDKINIDTIYLEDREDNLYAHPEEYFKILEQGRFKRD; this is encoded by the coding sequence ATGTATTCTTATTTATATGATAATAAATTCTTATTGTGGATTACTATAATATTTATGTTTATTGGAATGATTACTGTTACTATTATTCTATACCTATTTTTTTTATCAATTGTTAAAAGAAAAAAAGAAAAGGGGAAACTTTCAGAGAAACATTCTCCTTATGACTTTGAAAGTAGTCAACAAAATGTCATTAATAAAAGTTTTAACTTTCAAAAATATCTTTATTCGGGTGATTATGTAAAAGTTATAAAAACTTTTAAGGATTATGATGGTTTTACTCATCCAATAGGGGAAAAGTGGTATTTTGCTTGTCAGTATTTTTGGGAGTCTGAATATGGAGATGTCCTTTATATCTCAACTGATAAAATTAATATAGATACTATCTATCTTGAAGATAGAGAAGATAATCTTTATGCTCATCCAGAAGAATATTTTAAAATTTTAGAACAAGGAAGGTTTAAAAGGGATTAG